In Cydia fagiglandana chromosome 3, ilCydFagi1.1, whole genome shotgun sequence, the following are encoded in one genomic region:
- the LOC134680201 gene encoding uncharacterized protein LOC134680201 gives MTRLSLPLHLALLLGAAIAAPAPAPGRVPKVYNALITSNQNLEPSKAYPVYQPVLHDPFGFPYSPFVYGDYSISNGLIPVPAPSPKGQPAPAPPAPSPESPPKAAEAPSEDKTPSSEIPPPEPQPESDSDKPTPAPPLPPNTESPIPLNEFGLPSHVLPLGRINPAYNGFTQVGPFTYPYTYSGFRFYDPYDPFSFNPYANLPPLYRPLTNTLVPQGPALVPARAVPVAPAPAPAQSADAPPSEPSDLNLLNYASKDPAIPNVPPPPLPSGGLKTDKSE, from the exons ATGACGCGGCTCTCTCTGCCTCTGCAC CTCGCGTTGCTGCTCGGAGCAGCAatcgcggcgccggcgccggcgccgggccGAGTGCCGAAGGTGTACAACGCGCTCATCACGTCCAATCAGAATCTGGAACCCAGCAAAGCTTACCCGGTGTATCAGCCGGTGCTGCACGACCCCTTCGGCTTCCCGTACTCGCCTTTCGTGTATGGGGACTACTCTATCAGTAAC GGTTTGATCCCGGTTCCTGCGCCATCTCCTAAGGGACAGCCAGCACCTGCACCTCCTGCTCCATCGCCAGAGTCACCGCCGAAGGCTGCAGAAGCTCCCTCCGAGGACAAAACTCCCTCGAGCGAGATTCCACCACCTGAGCCTCAGCCTGAATCCGACAGCGACAAACcgacgcccgcgccgccgctccCGCCGAACACAGAATCCCCCATACCGCTAAACGAATTCGGCTTGCCTTCTCATGTTTTGCCATTGGGCCGTATTAATCCAGCTTATAACGGATTCACGCAAGTCGGCCCATTCACCTACCCGTACACGTACTCTGGCTTCAGATTCTACGACCCGTATGATCCGTTTAGCTTTAACCCGTACGCGAATTTGCCGCCTTTGTATAGACCATTGACGAATACGTTGGTACCGCAAGGTCCTGCGCTGGTTCCCGCCAGGGCTGTGCCCGTAGCGCCAGCGCCCGCACCTGCGCAAAGCGCAGACGCGCCTCCCTCCGAGCCAAGTGACCTAAACCTTCTCAACTATGCGTCGAAGGACCCCGCTATACCTAATGTGCCTCCGCCTCCACTACCAAGCGGTGGACTAAAAACTGATAAGTCAGAATAA